A DNA window from Falco naumanni isolate bFalNau1 chromosome Z, bFalNau1.pat, whole genome shotgun sequence contains the following coding sequences:
- the IL11RA gene encoding interleukin-11 receptor subunit alpha isoform X1 has protein sequence MRSPIPGLGRVMVFLAAALVSASLAVPEGWGEEGVQYGQVGTDVTLLCAGAHASSPVQWRRAGAVALPEGSAIRQGTLVLPHASLATAGTYSCYSEDGSLLHTVSLRLGHLPGVPFVSCRASDYENFSCSWTSSVETFLPTRYMTTYRKKSLTGEEKRRNKNGHVGPCLQDPSHPGTCTVHGSEFWSSYRLNITEVNPLGSSFRLLDVTMQAIIKPDPPEGLVVEPIPLAPRRLHVSWKYPSSWPKEPHFQLRFRLQYRPVIHRSWSVVETVNLSEVITDAFAGLEHVVQVSAKDFLDAGNWSEWSAEARATPVRDLVTTASEETTTDTSLEILAEEPSQASNPEPINHSDPVEKMAVLVSLGIFAFFVLAAVLIITILVWLRVRKQGKDKTKPHNFLVAATHLKALPTVPKLWPEDPW, from the exons ATGCGCAGTCCCATCCCAGGCCTGGGCAGGGTGATGGTGTTCCTTGCGGCAGCCCTGGTGTCAGCCTCCCTCGCCGTCCctgagggctggggagaggaag GTGTGCAGTATGGACAGGTGGGGACAGACGTGACCCTGCTGTGCGCCGGTGCCCATGCCAG CTCACCAGTGCAATGGAGACGGGCGGGTGCTGTGGCACTGCCAGAGGGCTCAGCCATCCGGCAGGGAACCCTGGTACTGCCACACGCCAGCTTGGCCACCGCAGGAACCTACAGCTGCTACAGCGAGGACGGTAGCCTCCTGCACACCGTGTCCCTGCGGCTGGGGC ACCTTCCAGGAGTCCCCTTTGTGTCCTGCAGAGCGTCAGACTATGAGAATTTCTCCTGCTCCTGGACCTCCAGCGTGGAGACCTTCCTCCCCACCAGATACATGACCACCTACAG GAAGAAATCGCTGACGGGTGAAGAGAAGCGGAG GAACAAGAACGGGCATGTGGGGCCATGCCTGCAGGATCCATCCCACCCCGGCACCTGTACTGTCCATGGGTCAGAGTTCTGGAGCTCCTACCGCTTGAACATCACTGAGGTGAACCCCTTGGGCTCCAGCTTTCGCCTCCTTGATGTCACCATGCAGGCCATCA TTAAGCCAGACCCTCCAGAGGGCTTGGTGGTGGAGCCCATCCCCCTCGCCCCACGGCGGCTCCACGTGAGCTGGAAGTATCCCTCCTCCTGGCCCAAGGAACCCCACTTCCAGCTCAGGTTTCGGCTCCAGTACCGGCCCGTTATCCATCGCTCCTGGTCTGTG GTGGAGACGGTGAACCTGTCCGAGGTGATCACAGATGCCTTTGCTGGGTTAGAGCACGTGGTCCAAGTCAGCGCCAAGGATTTCCTGGATGCAGGGAACTGGAGCGAATGGAGTGCTGAGGCCCGGGCGACACCAGTCAGAG ACCTGGTGACCACAGCAAGTGAAGAAACCACTACAGACACCAGCCTGGAGATCCTGGCTGAGGAGCCCTCCCAGGCTTCCAACCCTGAGCCTATCA ACCACAGTGACCCCGTGGAGAAGATGGCTGTCCTGGTGTCCCTCGGGATCTTCGCCTTCTTTGTCCTGGCTGCTGTTCTCATCATCACCATCC
- the IL11RA gene encoding interleukin-11 receptor subunit alpha isoform X2: MRSPIPGLGRVMVFLAAALVSASLAVPEGWGEEGVQYGQVGTDVTLLCAGAHASSPVQWRRAGAVALPEGSAIRQGTLVLPHASLATAGTYSCYSEDGSLLHTVSLRLGHLPGVPFVSCRASDYENFSCSWTSSVETFLPTRYMTTYRKKSLTGEEKRRNKNGHVGPCLQDPSHPGTCTVHGSEFWSSYRLNITEVNPLGSSFRLLDVTMQAIIKPDPPEGLVVEPIPLAPRRLHVSWKYPSSWPKEPHFQLRFRLQYRPVIHRSWSVVETVNLSEVITDAFAGLEHVVQVSAKDFLDAGNWSEWSAEARATPVRDLVTTASEETTTDTSLEILAEEPSQASNPEPINHSDPVEKMAVLVSLGIFAFFVLAAVLIITILVWLRVRKQGKDKTKPHNFLVAATHLKALPTLPRAARR, encoded by the exons ATGCGCAGTCCCATCCCAGGCCTGGGCAGGGTGATGGTGTTCCTTGCGGCAGCCCTGGTGTCAGCCTCCCTCGCCGTCCctgagggctggggagaggaag GTGTGCAGTATGGACAGGTGGGGACAGACGTGACCCTGCTGTGCGCCGGTGCCCATGCCAG CTCACCAGTGCAATGGAGACGGGCGGGTGCTGTGGCACTGCCAGAGGGCTCAGCCATCCGGCAGGGAACCCTGGTACTGCCACACGCCAGCTTGGCCACCGCAGGAACCTACAGCTGCTACAGCGAGGACGGTAGCCTCCTGCACACCGTGTCCCTGCGGCTGGGGC ACCTTCCAGGAGTCCCCTTTGTGTCCTGCAGAGCGTCAGACTATGAGAATTTCTCCTGCTCCTGGACCTCCAGCGTGGAGACCTTCCTCCCCACCAGATACATGACCACCTACAG GAAGAAATCGCTGACGGGTGAAGAGAAGCGGAG GAACAAGAACGGGCATGTGGGGCCATGCCTGCAGGATCCATCCCACCCCGGCACCTGTACTGTCCATGGGTCAGAGTTCTGGAGCTCCTACCGCTTGAACATCACTGAGGTGAACCCCTTGGGCTCCAGCTTTCGCCTCCTTGATGTCACCATGCAGGCCATCA TTAAGCCAGACCCTCCAGAGGGCTTGGTGGTGGAGCCCATCCCCCTCGCCCCACGGCGGCTCCACGTGAGCTGGAAGTATCCCTCCTCCTGGCCCAAGGAACCCCACTTCCAGCTCAGGTTTCGGCTCCAGTACCGGCCCGTTATCCATCGCTCCTGGTCTGTG GTGGAGACGGTGAACCTGTCCGAGGTGATCACAGATGCCTTTGCTGGGTTAGAGCACGTGGTCCAAGTCAGCGCCAAGGATTTCCTGGATGCAGGGAACTGGAGCGAATGGAGTGCTGAGGCCCGGGCGACACCAGTCAGAG ACCTGGTGACCACAGCAAGTGAAGAAACCACTACAGACACCAGCCTGGAGATCCTGGCTGAGGAGCCCTCCCAGGCTTCCAACCCTGAGCCTATCA ACCACAGTGACCCCGTGGAGAAGATGGCTGTCCTGGTGTCCCTCGGGATCTTCGCCTTCTTTGTCCTGGCTGCTGTTCTCATCATCACCATCC
- the IL11RA gene encoding interleukin-11 receptor subunit alpha isoform X3 — translation MRSPIPGLGRVMVFLAAALVSASLAVPEGWGEEGVQYGQVGTDVTLLCAGAHASSPVQWRRAGAVALPEGSAIRQGTLVLPHASLATAGTYSCYSEDGSLLHTVSLRLGHLPGVPFVSCRASDYENFSCSWTSSVETFLPTRYMTTYRKKSLTGEEKRRNKNGHVGPCLQDPSHPGTCTVHGSEFWSSYRLNITEVNPLGSSFRLLDVTMQAIIKPDPPEGLVVEPIPLAPRRLHVSWKYPSSWPKEPHFQLRFRLQYRPVIHRSWSVVETVNLSEVITDAFAGLEHVVQVSAKDFLDAGNWSEWSAEARATPVRDLVTTASEETTTDTSLEILAEEPSQASNPEPINHSDPVEKMAVLVSLGIFAFFVLAAVLIITILVWLRVRKQGKDKTKPHNFLVAATHLKALPKAQIL, via the exons ATGCGCAGTCCCATCCCAGGCCTGGGCAGGGTGATGGTGTTCCTTGCGGCAGCCCTGGTGTCAGCCTCCCTCGCCGTCCctgagggctggggagaggaag GTGTGCAGTATGGACAGGTGGGGACAGACGTGACCCTGCTGTGCGCCGGTGCCCATGCCAG CTCACCAGTGCAATGGAGACGGGCGGGTGCTGTGGCACTGCCAGAGGGCTCAGCCATCCGGCAGGGAACCCTGGTACTGCCACACGCCAGCTTGGCCACCGCAGGAACCTACAGCTGCTACAGCGAGGACGGTAGCCTCCTGCACACCGTGTCCCTGCGGCTGGGGC ACCTTCCAGGAGTCCCCTTTGTGTCCTGCAGAGCGTCAGACTATGAGAATTTCTCCTGCTCCTGGACCTCCAGCGTGGAGACCTTCCTCCCCACCAGATACATGACCACCTACAG GAAGAAATCGCTGACGGGTGAAGAGAAGCGGAG GAACAAGAACGGGCATGTGGGGCCATGCCTGCAGGATCCATCCCACCCCGGCACCTGTACTGTCCATGGGTCAGAGTTCTGGAGCTCCTACCGCTTGAACATCACTGAGGTGAACCCCTTGGGCTCCAGCTTTCGCCTCCTTGATGTCACCATGCAGGCCATCA TTAAGCCAGACCCTCCAGAGGGCTTGGTGGTGGAGCCCATCCCCCTCGCCCCACGGCGGCTCCACGTGAGCTGGAAGTATCCCTCCTCCTGGCCCAAGGAACCCCACTTCCAGCTCAGGTTTCGGCTCCAGTACCGGCCCGTTATCCATCGCTCCTGGTCTGTG GTGGAGACGGTGAACCTGTCCGAGGTGATCACAGATGCCTTTGCTGGGTTAGAGCACGTGGTCCAAGTCAGCGCCAAGGATTTCCTGGATGCAGGGAACTGGAGCGAATGGAGTGCTGAGGCCCGGGCGACACCAGTCAGAG ACCTGGTGACCACAGCAAGTGAAGAAACCACTACAGACACCAGCCTGGAGATCCTGGCTGAGGAGCCCTCCCAGGCTTCCAACCCTGAGCCTATCA ACCACAGTGACCCCGTGGAGAAGATGGCTGTCCTGGTGTCCCTCGGGATCTTCGCCTTCTTTGTCCTGGCTGCTGTTCTCATCATCACCATCC